The genome window TTATTACTTGATGTGTTGATCTATTTATATTAATTAGAAGACTCATTCCATAACGTGTGGCTGATTTCCGTTCTGATGTTGCTCGCCCCATGGTTCATCTGTGACACTGATCCCCAGCCTCCACTCCAATCAACTGAAATGTCATGCGTTTTAATAAATATCATACCCAATTTTCGGCAATGAACCAAATTAGAAGAAACTGATTTCCGTTCTACTAGCTCAATGAATATAGCATCATCCATATGACATCTGCAAAAGGAATCAATATGCCTCTTTGTCATTTATGCTTGACCCTCGGCCTTTGCCTTTCGGTATAATTCCTTTGTTTTGTAGCCTAATCTAATAATTTCACGCATCTCCTCTAAACGTGCTATTTGCGTCTCTTCCTTCTTCGCACTATAGATATAACGAGCCCAATCCTTTTGATACCCCGGTGTTAATCCATCATAAAGTGTTAAATCATCTGGATTTTCTGCAAGTGAATCACGCAATTGAGGAACCATTCCTTCATAGTCACTAACGCACTGACTACTCGCTGTCTTCTTCTTGCCGCGTCCCTTACCATCTCTCTTGATGCTTACTATAGAAAATGTCTCATCTAGCGACATAAGACTTGCAAATTTATAATCACTGCCAACAATGTATTTTTCCTCGTCCACTTGAATAGCTGGGAAAATTTCATCGCGATGGATAAACTGTTCATACTTCTTATTATCCTTTTTCGGATAAACAAAAAATAAATAGCCCTGTTCCACGAGATTGTTTGACTTTAGTGCATTTTGTAAAAACGTTACCATTTCATCAATATGAAACACAAAGACAATAATACGATCATATGGTGCATCTCCTGAATGGGAAATCCCCTCTAGTATCAAATCCTGCGGTTGATTCTGAATTGCAATGGATAGTCCATCCTTAAGTTTAAATTTCTTTTGCATAGCTTTGACACCTCTTTTAATTATTAATACAATTTTCTCTTGGTTTTGATAGTATAGCTGATTTAGTGAAATTTTCGTACAAAAAAACGCTCGAACATTTTCTCAAGCGTTTAAGAACTTATTAAGCTACTTTATTTTTGAAGTCGCCACTATACCTTTAATAATCGGAATGGCTGTTCCAATTAGCACTATTGGCAGGAACCACCAACCAAGAGTCTCTGCCTCTCCAAGAGCAATACGTACCACTTGGAATGATATAGCTGCAAATAAAATTAGGCAGCAGTTTTTTACTTCATTTAATATTTTTCGGCTATTTAAATAAAATGCTTCTACATTACTTTCGTTTAAGCGTGCTGGGTAATTATGCATATGGGGAGCTTTTTCAAGTAATCCTAGCAAAATCCATAGAAAGATTCCGATAAACGGAAGAATGAATAATTCCATTTTTGAACCCCAACGATCAACTTCTCCTGCACCATTAAAATGGCCTGGAATCTCCTCTGGTAGTTTGCCCCACATTACAAAAATATAAAGGATGGATAGCACAAAAATCCCGGCACCAATATAGTCCCATATCTTTTCATATTTCGTTTTTGGCAATTTCAAAATCGGTCTATACATCTTCCCACATCCTTGCTCGTTTCTTCATTAATTCTACGTTACTACAATTCATTAAGTTTCAAATTTGTGAAAATTGTCATAATTGTGTG of Lysinibacillus agricola contains these proteins:
- a CDS encoding YdeI/OmpD-associated family protein, translated to MQKKFKLKDGLSIAIQNQPQDLILEGISHSGDAPYDRIIVFVFHIDEMVTFLQNALKSNNLVEQGYLFFVYPKKDNKKYEQFIHRDEIFPAIQVDEEKYIVGSDYKFASLMSLDETFSIVSIKRDGKGRGKKKTASSQCVSDYEGMVPQLRDSLAENPDDLTLYDGLTPGYQKDWARYIYSAKKEETQIARLEEMREIIRLGYKTKELYRKAKAEGQA
- a CDS encoding DUF1648 domain-containing protein produces the protein MYRPILKLPKTKYEKIWDYIGAGIFVLSILYIFVMWGKLPEEIPGHFNGAGEVDRWGSKMELFILPFIGIFLWILLGLLEKAPHMHNYPARLNESNVEAFYLNSRKILNEVKNCCLILFAAISFQVVRIALGEAETLGWWFLPIVLIGTAIPIIKGIVATSKIK